The following are encoded in a window of Ferribacterium limneticum genomic DNA:
- a CDS encoding zinc ribbon domain-containing protein — translation MSKALRLSEKWFRFGLWIVAFVFASFLIGLGGTIVENLPKVEHRVTLDDFIDQQAAAPLRAELKAMQEKRQAAQDAHDQAQLKLNGARANSAAARDTFNNWLATRHATKRPEQDAELIERTQALDELKILERKALADVERQQQSLLDARQAEERAQRDLRELERTASTKLFTEQRRQELRVFGYRLALTLPLLAVAGWLFAKKRQSTWWPFVWGFIYFALFAFFVELVPYLPSYGGYVRYAVGIIITVLVGRYAIVALNRYLEKQKQAEAMPDVERRKELSYDTALARLAKKVCPGCERPVDLTNTAIDYCPHCGICLFDHCGRCQERKSAFARFCHACGAGGQGSAG, via the coding sequence ATGAGCAAGGCGCTGCGTCTGTCGGAAAAATGGTTTCGTTTCGGGCTGTGGATCGTCGCCTTCGTTTTCGCCAGCTTCCTGATCGGGCTGGGCGGGACGATTGTCGAGAACCTGCCCAAGGTCGAGCACCGCGTTACGCTTGATGATTTCATCGACCAGCAGGCCGCCGCACCGCTGCGCGCCGAGCTCAAGGCGATGCAGGAAAAACGCCAGGCGGCGCAGGATGCCCACGATCAGGCCCAGCTCAAACTCAATGGCGCCCGCGCCAACTCTGCCGCCGCACGCGACACCTTCAACAACTGGCTGGCGACGCGCCACGCCACCAAGCGCCCGGAGCAGGACGCCGAACTGATCGAACGCACGCAGGCCCTCGATGAACTGAAGATTCTCGAGCGCAAGGCGCTGGCCGATGTTGAGCGTCAGCAGCAGAGCCTGCTCGACGCCCGTCAGGCGGAAGAGCGCGCCCAGCGCGACCTGCGCGAACTGGAGCGGACGGCCTCGACCAAACTGTTTACCGAGCAGCGCAGGCAGGAATTGCGCGTTTTCGGCTATCGCCTGGCGCTGACCCTGCCGCTACTCGCCGTCGCCGGCTGGCTGTTCGCCAAAAAGCGCCAGAGCACGTGGTGGCCCTTCGTCTGGGGCTTCATCTACTTCGCGCTGTTCGCCTTCTTTGTCGAGCTCGTCCCCTACCTGCCGAGCTACGGCGGCTATGTGCGCTACGCCGTCGGCATCATCATCACCGTGCTGGTCGGGCGCTACGCCATCGTCGCCCTGAATCGCTACCTCGAAAAACAGAAACAGGCCGAGGCCATGCCCGATGTCGAGCGCCGCAAGGAACTGAGCTACGACACGGCATTGGCCCGGCTGGCCAAGAAGGTCTGCCCGGGTTGCGAGCGGCCGGTCGATTTGACCAACACCGCCATCGATTACTGCCCGCATTGCGGCATCTGTCTGTTCGACCATTGCGGTCGCTGCCAGGAACGCAAGAGCGCCTTCGCGCGTTTTTGCCATGCTTGCGGGGCAGGGGGGCAGGGCAGCGCCGGCTGA
- a CDS encoding DUF808 domain-containing protein, whose translation MAGASLLVLIDDIATILDDVAVLTKVAAKKTAGVLGDDLALNAQQVAGVAAERELPVVWAVCVGSLKNKLILVPAALAISAFIPWAVTPLLMIGGIYLCLEGVEKLAHPWLHSEAEDEAHHAEELAAVADETVDMAAFEAEKIKGAIRTDFVLSAEIIVIALGTVATQPFTTQLTVLAGIGLIMTIGVYGIVAGIVKMDDVGAWLLLKGRGGMKIVGKGLLLAAPKLMKLLTIVGTAAMFLVGGGILSHGIPPVHHGIEHLAEMSGMMSGVVSMSLDAVVGIVAGTVALLGMLAFSAIRGKFKGVEA comes from the coding sequence ATGGCCGGCGCCAGCCTGCTCGTCCTCATTGACGATATTGCCACCATCCTTGATGACGTGGCGGTTTTGACCAAGGTCGCCGCCAAGAAAACGGCCGGCGTGCTCGGCGACGATCTGGCACTCAATGCCCAGCAGGTCGCCGGCGTTGCCGCCGAGCGCGAATTGCCGGTGGTCTGGGCGGTCTGCGTCGGTTCCCTGAAAAACAAGTTGATTCTCGTGCCGGCGGCGCTGGCGATCAGCGCTTTCATCCCGTGGGCGGTGACGCCCCTGCTCATGATCGGCGGCATTTACCTGTGCCTCGAAGGCGTCGAGAAACTGGCTCACCCGTGGCTGCACAGCGAAGCCGAGGACGAAGCGCACCATGCCGAGGAACTGGCCGCGGTAGCCGATGAAACGGTCGATATGGCGGCGTTCGAGGCGGAAAAGATCAAGGGCGCCATCCGCACGGATTTCGTGCTGTCGGCCGAAATCATCGTCATCGCGCTGGGCACCGTCGCCACTCAGCCCTTCACTACGCAACTGACCGTGCTGGCCGGCATCGGGCTGATCATGACCATCGGCGTTTATGGCATCGTCGCCGGCATTGTCAAGATGGACGACGTCGGCGCCTGGCTGCTGCTCAAGGGGCGCGGGGGCATGAAGATCGTTGGCAAGGGCCTGTTGCTGGCCGCGCCAAAACTCATGAAGTTGCTGACCATCGTCGGCACGGCTGCGATGTTTCTGGTCGGCGGCGGCATCCTGTCGCACGGTATTCCGCCAGTTCATCACGGTATCGAGCACCTGGCCGAAATGAGCGGGATGATGAGTGGCGTCGTCTCGATGTCGCTTGATGCGGTCGTTGGCATCGTCGCCGGCACCGTGGCCTTGCTCGGCATGCTGGCGTTTTCGGCAATACGCGGCAAATTCAAGGGAGTTGAGGCATGA
- the parE gene encoding DNA topoisomerase IV subunit B produces the protein MSEYSASSIRVLKDLEPVKERPGMYTRTTCPTHIVQEVIDNAADEALAGYAKKISVAIRADGVIEVSDNGRGIPVEIHPEEGRPAVELVFCKLHAGGKFNKKDAGNAYRFSGGLHGVGVSVTNALSIRLEVEIKRGGGVHHIAFGAGFVTEPLSRIGDCGQRNTGTTVRIQPDPKYFDSPKINLAQLEHLLRSKAVLMPNVTVELDIEGQDKKVWCYENGMADYLNEMMVGTPVAPIFVGEKHVESANGFAVGEGATFAMAWFEEGGGKPESYVNLIPTLDGGTHEAGLKAGVFEAVKTFAEHHAILPAKVKLAQEDVCGRMTYLLSAKVLDPQFQGQTKEKLTSRDAYKLVTQMVRDPFELWLNSHADFGKKIAELAVKAAQNRMKSTQKVEKKKSSGIATLPGKLTDCESDDIARNEVFLVEGDSAGGSAKQGRDKETQAVLPLRGKVLNTWEVDRDQLFKNNEVHDISVAVGVDPHGIEQIDSVDVSGLRYGRIIVMSDADVDGSHIQVLLFTLFLKHFPALVERGHIHVAQPPLFRVDVEARGHTRKVYCLDEAEKEQTLTKLRDEGVSENKITVSRFKGLGEMNPDQLWETTLCPDTRRLVPFQASRETIKQMTATFTLLMGKGEAAGRRAWMEKDGGLVEADV, from the coding sequence ATGTCTGAATACTCCGCCTCCTCCATCCGTGTCCTGAAAGACCTTGAACCCGTCAAGGAACGTCCCGGGATGTACACCAGAACGACCTGCCCGACCCACATCGTGCAGGAAGTCATCGACAATGCCGCCGACGAGGCGCTGGCCGGCTACGCCAAGAAAATTTCGGTTGCCATCCGCGCCGATGGCGTCATCGAAGTCAGCGACAACGGCCGCGGCATCCCGGTCGAAATCCACCCGGAAGAAGGCCGGCCGGCGGTCGAACTGGTTTTCTGCAAACTGCACGCCGGCGGCAAGTTCAACAAGAAGGATGCCGGCAACGCCTACCGTTTCTCGGGCGGCCTGCACGGCGTCGGCGTTTCGGTGACCAATGCGCTGTCGATCCGCCTCGAAGTCGAGATCAAGCGCGGCGGTGGCGTGCATCACATCGCCTTCGGCGCCGGCTTTGTCACCGAACCGCTGAGCCGGATCGGTGACTGCGGCCAGCGCAACACCGGCACGACAGTGCGCATCCAGCCCGACCCCAAGTATTTCGATTCGCCGAAGATCAATCTGGCCCAGCTCGAGCATCTGCTGCGCTCGAAGGCCGTGCTCATGCCCAATGTCACGGTCGAACTCGACATCGAAGGCCAGGACAAGAAAGTCTGGTGCTACGAGAACGGCATGGCCGACTACCTCAACGAGATGATGGTCGGCACGCCGGTGGCACCGATTTTCGTCGGCGAGAAACACGTTGAAAGCGCCAACGGCTTCGCCGTCGGCGAAGGCGCCACCTTTGCCATGGCCTGGTTCGAGGAAGGTGGCGGCAAGCCGGAAAGCTACGTCAACCTGATCCCGACCCTCGATGGCGGCACCCACGAAGCCGGCCTCAAAGCCGGTGTTTTCGAGGCGGTCAAGACTTTCGCCGAACACCATGCCATCCTGCCGGCCAAGGTCAAACTAGCCCAGGAAGACGTCTGCGGCCGCATGACCTACCTGCTTTCGGCCAAGGTGCTCGACCCGCAGTTCCAGGGCCAGACCAAGGAAAAACTGACCAGCCGCGATGCCTACAAGCTGGTCACCCAGATGGTGCGCGACCCCTTCGAGCTGTGGCTCAACAGCCACGCCGATTTCGGCAAGAAGATCGCCGAACTGGCCGTCAAGGCGGCGCAGAACCGGATGAAATCGACGCAGAAGGTCGAGAAGAAGAAGTCTTCTGGCATTGCCACGCTGCCCGGCAAGCTGACCGATTGCGAATCGGACGATATCGCCCGCAACGAAGTGTTCCTCGTCGAGGGCGACTCGGCCGGCGGTTCAGCCAAGCAAGGCCGCGACAAGGAAACCCAGGCCGTTCTGCCGCTGCGCGGCAAGGTGCTAAACACTTGGGAAGTCGACCGCGACCAGCTGTTCAAGAACAACGAAGTGCATGACATTTCCGTGGCGGTCGGCGTCGACCCGCACGGTATAGAGCAGATCGACAGCGTCGATGTCTCAGGCCTGCGCTACGGCCGCATCATCGTCATGTCCGACGCCGACGTCGATGGCTCGCACATTCAGGTGCTGCTGTTCACGCTCTTCCTCAAGCACTTCCCAGCTTTGGTCGAACGCGGCCACATCCACGTCGCCCAGCCGCCGCTCTTCCGCGTCGACGTCGAAGCCCGCGGCCACACTCGCAAGGTTTATTGCCTCGACGAAGCCGAGAAGGAACAGACGCTGACCAAGCTGCGCGACGAAGGCGTTTCGGAAAACAAGATCACCGTCTCCCGCTTCAAAGGCCTCGGCGAAATGAACCCTGACCAGCTCTGGGAAACCACGCTGTGCCCGGACACCCGCCGCCTCGTCCCCTTCCAGGCCAGCCGCGAAACGATCAAGCAAATGACCGCCACCTTCACGCTGCTCATGGGCAAGGGCGAAGCGGCCGGCCGTCGGGCCTGGATGGAGAAGGACGGCGGGCTAGTCGAGGCTGACGTCTGA
- a CDS encoding phospholipase A, translated as MKRQVSAILFCASLPLAANSQSLDDCRRIAAATDRLACYDALATPPTAAQQKPPPAKSPEAPATADLNEPAAGDSLLGAAWELDADRRGHILRIRPYKPVYILPGFHTSHTNPFPASPSVGHTSTTDTGQRPDEAKLQISLKSKLAEDLFGNNGDLWFGYTQTSRWQVYTAGTSRPFRETNHEPEVMLVWRTDYTLGGWRGRYLSLGFNHQSNGRSLPLSRSWNRIIAGIALEKGDWTATLRPWWRIPEVGEHDDNPDIANYLGRADLQIVRIWGKQQFSLLLRHSLQGGGNNHGALQLDYAFPLSGSLRGHLQWFSGYGESMIDYNHRANYYGIGVSLLEWY; from the coding sequence ATGAAGCGTCAGGTATCCGCGATACTCTTCTGCGCATCCCTGCCGCTGGCCGCCAACAGCCAGTCGCTCGACGATTGCCGGCGCATTGCCGCCGCGACTGACCGCCTGGCCTGTTACGACGCATTGGCGACACCGCCAACTGCCGCGCAGCAAAAGCCCCCACCAGCAAAGTCTCCGGAAGCACCGGCCACGGCCGACCTGAATGAGCCGGCGGCCGGCGACTCCCTGCTCGGCGCAGCCTGGGAACTCGACGCCGACAGGCGCGGCCACATCCTGCGCATACGGCCCTACAAGCCGGTCTATATCCTGCCCGGCTTCCATACCAGCCACACCAATCCGTTTCCCGCATCACCCTCTGTCGGGCACACCAGCACCACCGACACCGGACAGCGCCCTGACGAAGCAAAACTCCAGATCAGCCTGAAATCGAAGCTGGCCGAAGACCTGTTCGGCAACAATGGCGACCTCTGGTTCGGCTATACCCAGACCTCGCGCTGGCAGGTGTATACCGCAGGCACTTCGCGGCCTTTCCGCGAAACCAACCACGAACCCGAAGTCATGCTGGTGTGGCGTACTGACTACACGCTGGGCGGCTGGCGCGGGCGCTACCTGTCGCTCGGCTTCAACCACCAGTCGAATGGCCGATCGCTGCCGCTATCGCGTAGCTGGAACCGGATAATCGCCGGCATTGCCCTGGAAAAAGGCGATTGGACGGCAACCCTCCGCCCCTGGTGGCGCATCCCGGAAGTCGGCGAACACGACGACAACCCGGACATCGCCAATTACCTCGGCCGGGCCGACCTGCAAATTGTCAGGATTTGGGGCAAGCAGCAGTTTTCCCTGCTCCTGCGCCACAGCCTGCAAGGCGGCGGCAACAATCACGGCGCCTTGCAGCTCGACTACGCCTTCCCTCTTTCCGGCAGCCTGCGTGGCCATCTGCAATGGTTCTCCGGCTACGGCGAAAGCATGATCGACTACAACCACCGCGCCAATTATTACGGCATCGGCGTTTCCCTGCTGGAGTGGTATTGA
- a CDS encoding PA4780 family RIO1-like protein kinase: protein MKTPKRLITLVEEGLVDEVIGQLMSGKEATVYIVRCGEHIRCAKVYKDAKQRSFRKATSYQEGRKVKNSRQARAMEKGSRYGRQMQEEVWQNAEVDALYRLAAAGVRVPQPYICFDGVLLMDLVADAEGGAAPRLNDVALSEAVALEYHAMLVNQVVRMLCAGIIHGDLSEYNILVDENGPVIIDLPQAIDAAANSTAAEMLERDVNNLRSYFSTFAPSLADSQFGKEIWALYESGLLQPDQVLTGQVELDESLADVDAVLMQIEEAIKEDEIRRMCQ, encoded by the coding sequence ATGAAAACCCCGAAAAGACTCATCACCCTCGTTGAAGAAGGCCTTGTAGACGAGGTGATCGGGCAGTTGATGAGCGGCAAGGAAGCGACCGTCTATATCGTGCGTTGCGGCGAACACATTCGTTGCGCCAAGGTTTACAAGGATGCCAAGCAGCGCAGCTTCCGCAAGGCGACTTCCTATCAGGAAGGCCGCAAGGTCAAGAACAGCCGGCAGGCACGCGCCATGGAGAAAGGCAGCCGCTACGGGCGCCAGATGCAGGAAGAAGTCTGGCAGAACGCTGAGGTCGATGCACTGTATCGGCTGGCCGCAGCCGGGGTGCGCGTGCCCCAGCCCTACATCTGCTTCGATGGCGTACTGCTCATGGACCTGGTGGCCGATGCCGAGGGCGGCGCGGCGCCGCGCTTGAACGATGTCGCCCTGAGCGAAGCGGTGGCACTGGAATATCACGCCATGCTGGTCAATCAGGTGGTGCGCATGCTGTGCGCCGGGATCATTCACGGCGATCTGTCGGAATACAACATCCTCGTCGATGAAAACGGGCCGGTCATCATCGACCTGCCGCAAGCCATCGATGCGGCCGCCAACAGCACGGCAGCCGAAATGCTGGAACGCGACGTCAACAATCTGCGCAGCTATTTCAGTACCTTTGCCCCCTCTCTGGCCGACAGCCAGTTTGGCAAGGAAATCTGGGCGCTGTACGAGAGCGGTTTGCTCCAGCCGGATCAGGTTTTGACGGGCCAGGTGGAACTCGACGAAAGCCTTGCCGACGTCGATGCCGTACTGATGCAAATCGAAGAAGCAATCAAGGAAGACGAAATCCGTCGCATGTGCCAGTAA
- a CDS encoding patatin-like phospholipase family protein, with amino-acid sequence MPNPTTPLCFANRRRLLSASLLVLGGCSILQPAKPEAPPRPKIGLALGGGAARGFAHIGVIKMLESHGIVPDYVVGTSAGAVVGSLYAAGYDAFAMQKIAQQLDEKIFADWTLGGRGLLKGEALQDFINQHLNNRPLEKLGKPFATVATDLNSGERVVFRTGDTGMAVRASAAVPGVFQPTQFRGKSYVDGGLTSPIPVLAAREMGADFIIAVDISARAEGQPVDSMTAIIWQTTTIMGSAIGTNELRGADIVIRPKLPYVKSWDFTARNDAMIEGERAAQMALAAIKQKLGR; translated from the coding sequence ATGCCCAATCCAACCACGCCTCTCTGCTTTGCCAACCGTCGCCGCCTGCTGAGCGCCAGCCTGCTTGTGCTCGGCGGTTGTTCGATCCTCCAGCCCGCCAAGCCGGAGGCCCCTCCCCGCCCAAAAATCGGCCTCGCCCTCGGCGGCGGCGCGGCGCGCGGCTTCGCCCATATCGGCGTGATCAAGATGCTTGAATCGCACGGCATCGTCCCGGACTACGTAGTCGGCACCAGCGCCGGCGCGGTCGTCGGTTCGCTCTACGCGGCCGGCTACGACGCCTTTGCCATGCAGAAGATCGCCCAGCAGCTCGACGAAAAGATCTTCGCCGACTGGACGCTGGGCGGGCGTGGCCTGCTCAAGGGCGAAGCCCTGCAGGACTTCATCAACCAGCACCTGAATAATCGTCCACTCGAAAAACTCGGCAAGCCCTTTGCGACGGTAGCAACCGACCTCAACAGCGGCGAGCGGGTTGTTTTCCGGACCGGTGATACCGGCATGGCCGTGCGCGCCTCGGCGGCCGTACCCGGCGTCTTTCAGCCGACCCAGTTTCGCGGCAAAAGCTATGTCGACGGCGGGCTGACCAGCCCGATCCCGGTGCTGGCGGCGCGCGAGATGGGCGCCGACTTCATCATCGCCGTCGATATCTCGGCCCGGGCCGAAGGCCAGCCGGTGGACAGCATGACCGCCATCATCTGGCAGACGACGACCATCATGGGCAGCGCCATCGGTACCAACGAACTGCGCGGCGCCGATATCGTCATCCGGCCGAAGCTGCCCTACGTCAAATCCTGGGACTTCACGGCGCGCAACGACGCCATGATCGAAGGCGAACGCGCAGCACAAATGGCCCTCGCCGCCATCAAGCAAAAACTCGGACGCTGA
- the argC gene encoding N-acetyl-gamma-glutamyl-phosphate reductase: MTYKVFVDGQEGTTGLQINEYLAQRSDVTVLKIDADKRKDLAERKRLINESDVTFLCLPDEAAKESVSLVDNPNTCIIDASTAHRVNPDWTFGLPELAPEQRAKIRASKRIANPGCHASAFILALRPLVAAGLLPAATQIAANSITGYSGGGKSMIAHYESPARINAPRPYGLTLAHKHLPEMQAYTGLTVAPIFQPIVGPFYKGLAVTAFIQPQQFTRKATPADVQKIIADYYAGEPFIRVLPVDLDATTDGGFYNVEANNDTNRVDIAVFGNEERMLVMARLDNLGKGASGAAVQAMNVHLGVEESLGLV, translated from the coding sequence ATGACCTACAAAGTCTTTGTCGATGGCCAGGAAGGCACCACCGGCCTGCAGATCAACGAATACCTCGCCCAGCGCAGCGATGTCACGGTCCTCAAGATCGACGCCGACAAGCGCAAGGATCTGGCCGAACGCAAGCGGCTGATCAACGAATCCGACGTCACCTTCCTCTGCCTGCCGGACGAAGCTGCCAAGGAATCGGTGAGTCTCGTCGACAACCCGAATACCTGCATCATCGATGCCTCGACGGCGCATCGCGTCAATCCGGACTGGACCTTCGGCCTGCCCGAACTGGCACCCGAGCAACGCGCCAAGATCCGCGCCAGCAAGCGCATCGCCAACCCCGGTTGCCACGCCAGCGCCTTCATCCTGGCCCTGCGTCCGCTCGTCGCTGCCGGCCTGCTGCCGGCGGCCACGCAGATCGCCGCCAACTCGATCACCGGCTATTCCGGCGGCGGCAAGTCGATGATCGCGCATTACGAGAGCCCGGCGCGCATCAATGCGCCGCGCCCCTACGGCCTTACGCTGGCCCACAAGCACCTGCCGGAAATGCAGGCGTATACAGGGTTGACCGTGGCACCGATCTTCCAGCCCATCGTCGGGCCGTTCTACAAGGGGTTGGCCGTCACCGCCTTCATCCAGCCGCAGCAATTCACGCGCAAGGCAACGCCGGCTGACGTGCAAAAGATCATCGCCGACTACTACGCCGGCGAGCCCTTCATCCGGGTGCTGCCGGTCGATCTCGACGCAACCACCGATGGCGGTTTCTACAACGTCGAAGCCAACAACGACACCAACCGCGTCGATATCGCCGTCTTCGGCAACGAGGAGCGCATGCTGGTCATGGCCCGCCTCGACAACCTTGGCAAAGGTGCCTCGGGTGCTGCGGTGCAGGCGATGAACGTGCATCTTGGGGTCGAGGAAAGCCTCGGCCTGGTCTGA
- a CDS encoding DUF1330 domain-containing protein, with translation MSMNVVIGHITVKDAAKWAEYRSQVPATLAPWQAELVFRGEKLAIFGGEHRHSDTVVIRFPNAEAANGWFNSAAYQALIPLRMEAAEVDLISFSEAGA, from the coding sequence ATGAGCATGAATGTCGTGATCGGCCACATCACCGTCAAGGATGCAGCCAAATGGGCTGAGTATCGCAGCCAGGTGCCGGCGACGCTGGCCCCGTGGCAGGCCGAACTGGTTTTTCGTGGCGAAAAACTGGCCATATTTGGCGGCGAGCATCGCCACAGCGACACGGTCGTCATCCGCTTCCCAAATGCCGAGGCAGCCAACGGCTGGTTCAACTCGGCGGCCTACCAGGCGCTGATTCCGCTGCGCATGGAAGCGGCCGAGGTCGATCTGATCAGTTTCAGCGAAGCAGGCGCGTAG
- a CDS encoding type IV pili methyl-accepting chemotaxis transducer N-terminal domain-containing protein → MPQFEVVRRGLLLIIACSSLTLSQGALAAGKEGGAGQLAGDIVSAGRLRMQSQRLAKLYQQAGMGLNAAQAMQQIDVSMSQIDAEFTRLGGSARKPNVRRVLTRSEALWQEMRVAMKQAPGPASAERVNQLADELMIHAGKLSMLIEAEGETPVGRLIDLSSRLNMLSQRLARLYLLAQGGSRVQGVLVDIEQARREFSTGLNELDTAQENSPASRDAVGLAKNQWVFFESAINRLGIADRGNEKAVQNVATSSERIAQVLDLASLQYARDYTDATRLLR, encoded by the coding sequence ATGCCGCAATTCGAAGTCGTTCGCCGGGGGCTGTTGCTGATTATCGCCTGTTCGTCCCTGACCCTGTCGCAAGGCGCGTTGGCGGCCGGAAAAGAGGGCGGGGCCGGGCAGCTTGCCGGTGATATCGTCAGCGCCGGTCGCCTGCGCATGCAGTCGCAACGCCTGGCCAAACTCTACCAGCAGGCCGGTATGGGCTTGAATGCGGCGCAGGCGATGCAGCAGATAGACGTTTCGATGAGCCAGATCGATGCCGAATTCACTCGCCTCGGCGGTTCGGCCAGAAAGCCGAATGTCCGGCGTGTCCTGACGCGTAGTGAAGCGCTCTGGCAGGAAATGCGCGTAGCCATGAAACAAGCCCCCGGCCCGGCCAGCGCCGAGCGGGTCAATCAACTGGCCGACGAGCTGATGATCCATGCCGGCAAGCTCAGCATGCTGATCGAAGCCGAAGGTGAAACGCCAGTCGGCCGCCTGATCGACCTGTCCTCGCGCCTCAATATGCTGTCACAGCGTCTGGCCCGGCTCTATCTGCTGGCCCAGGGCGGTAGCCGCGTACAAGGGGTGCTGGTCGATATCGAGCAGGCGCGCCGGGAGTTTTCAACCGGCCTCAATGAGCTTGATACGGCCCAGGAAAACTCGCCAGCCAGCCGGGATGCCGTTGGCCTGGCCAAAAACCAGTGGGTATTTTTCGAGAGTGCCATCAACCGGCTGGGCATTGCCGATCGAGGCAACGAAAAAGCTGTGCAGAACGTGGCGACAAGCAGCGAACGGATCGCCCAGGTACTCGACCTCGCCAGTTTGCAATACGCCCGGGATTACACCGACGCTACGCGCCTGCTTCGCTGA
- a CDS encoding B12-binding domain-containing radical SAM protein, which yields MPAASPRILSVIPPMTQLNTPYPATAYLTGFLRSRGFHAEQTDLALALVLELLSPAGLPKIKAAAEAIPGKKRSNTIKIFLNEFDRYQASIGPAIALLQGRDGSIAHRICTRAFLPEGPRFASLDNYLDEDGGDPLAWAFGSLGVQDRARHLATLYLNDLADVLREAVDTRFEFVRYAESLAQSQASFNPLATALAAPPTLVDTTLQNLAKIPVDRSNPDIVLISVPFPGSVYAAFRIAQTIKAYRPNIITVLGGGYVNTELRELAEPRVFDYFDYVMLDDGEKPLLALLEHLAGQRPRLNLVRTFTRVDGAVRYFNASEPDIPFEEVGTPTWDGLPLDRYLSLLDMLNPMHRLWSDGHWNKLTVAHGCYWKKCSFCDVSLDYIGRYDAASAKVLVDRIEQIIAETGHTGFHLVDEAAPPKALRALAEELQRRNLAISWWGNIRFEKSFTPELCLQLADSGCIAISGGLEVASDRLLDLMKKGVSVDQVARVTRAFTDAGVLVHAYLMYGFPTQTVQDTVDALEYVRQLFAEGCIQSGFFHRFTCTVHSPVGQNPAEYGIKLQPLPPGKFAKNDVHFIDPTGVDHHSLGKALNKALYNYMHGMCLDQDVRSWFSEQVPKSRVSRNFIARALQTPR from the coding sequence ATGCCTGCCGCCTCCCCCCGCATCCTCTCCGTCATCCCGCCGATGACCCAGCTCAATACGCCCTACCCGGCGACCGCCTACCTGACCGGCTTCCTGCGCTCGCGCGGCTTTCATGCCGAGCAGACCGATCTGGCGCTGGCTCTCGTGCTCGAACTGCTGTCGCCGGCTGGCCTGCCGAAGATCAAGGCGGCGGCAGAGGCAATTCCCGGCAAGAAGCGTTCGAATACGATCAAGATTTTCCTCAACGAGTTCGACCGCTACCAGGCCAGCATCGGCCCGGCCATCGCACTCTTGCAGGGCCGCGACGGCTCGATTGCCCACCGCATCTGCACCCGCGCTTTCCTGCCCGAGGGGCCACGTTTCGCCTCGCTCGACAACTATCTCGATGAAGACGGCGGCGACCCGCTGGCCTGGGCTTTCGGCTCGCTCGGCGTGCAGGACCGGGCGCGGCATCTGGCCACGCTCTACCTCAACGACCTCGCCGACGTGCTACGCGAGGCGGTCGACACCCGTTTCGAGTTCGTCCGCTACGCCGAATCGCTGGCCCAGAGCCAGGCCAGTTTCAACCCGCTGGCCACGGCGCTGGCCGCGCCGCCGACGCTGGTCGATACGACACTTCAAAATTTGGCAAAAATTCCGGTTGACCGTAGCAATCCGGATATCGTGCTCATTTCCGTGCCCTTCCCCGGCTCGGTCTACGCCGCCTTCCGCATAGCCCAGACGATCAAGGCTTACCGGCCCAACATCATCACCGTGCTCGGCGGCGGCTACGTCAATACCGAGTTGCGCGAACTGGCTGAACCGCGCGTCTTCGATTACTTCGACTACGTCATGCTCGACGACGGCGAAAAACCGTTGCTCGCCCTGCTCGAACACCTCGCCGGTCAGCGCCCGCGTCTCAACCTCGTCCGCACCTTCACCCGCGTCGATGGCGCCGTGCGTTACTTCAACGCCAGCGAGCCGGACATCCCCTTCGAAGAAGTCGGCACGCCAACCTGGGACGGTCTGCCGCTCGACCGCTACCTGTCGCTGCTCGACATGCTCAATCCCATGCACCGGCTGTGGTCCGACGGGCACTGGAACAAGCTGACGGTCGCCCATGGCTGCTACTGGAAGAAATGCAGTTTCTGCGACGTCAGCCTCGACTACATCGGCCGCTACGACGCGGCCAGCGCCAAGGTGCTGGTCGACCGCATCGAGCAGATCATCGCCGAAACCGGCCACACCGGTTTTCATCTCGTCGACGAAGCCGCCCCGCCGAAAGCCCTGCGCGCCCTGGCCGAGGAACTGCAGCGACGCAACCTGGCCATTTCGTGGTGGGGCAACATCCGCTTCGAAAAATCCTTCACGCCCGAACTCTGCCTGCAACTGGCCGACAGTGGCTGCATCGCCATTTCCGGCGGTCTCGAAGTCGCCTCCGACCGCCTGCTCGACCTCATGAAAAAAGGTGTCTCGGTCGATCAGGTCGCCCGCGTCACCCGCGCCTTCACCGATGCCGGCGTGCTCGTCCATGCCTACCTGATGTACGGCTTCCCGACGCAAACCGTTCAGGACACGGTCGATGCGCTCGAATACGTCCGCCAGTTGTTCGCCGAAGGCTGCATCCAGTCCGGCTTCTTCCACCGCTTCACGTGCACCGTCCATTCGCCCGTCGGGCAGAACCCGGCCGAATACGGCATCAAGCTGCAACCGCTACCGCCCGGCAAATTCGCCAAAAACGACGTGCATTTCATCGACCCCACCGGCGTCGATCACCACAGCCTGGGCAAAGCCCTGAACAAGGCGCTTTACAACTACATGCACGGCATGTGTCTCGACCAGGACGTGCGAAGCTGGTTCAGTGAACAAGTGCCGAAATCCCGCGTTTCCCGAAACTTCATCGCCCGGGCTTTGCAGACACCCCGTTAA